The proteins below come from a single Leptotrichia sp. oral taxon 223 genomic window:
- a CDS encoding CTP synthase, which produces MNIHNNSTKYIFVTGGVVSSLGKGIVASSLGRLLKERGYKVTIQKFDPYINVDPGTMSPYQHGEVFVTEDGAETDLDLGHYERFINENLTKYNNLTTGKIMSKIIAKERRGEFLGGTVQTVPHMTDEIKYNVIKAAEENNSDIVITEIGGTIGDIESDPFIEAIRQLKREVGRENIAYIHVTLLPYLKAAGELKTKPTQHSVKMLQGLGISPDVIVVRSEHPVDENIKKKISLFCDIDEEAVIESLDAKSLYEIPLTMEKLGLADVICKHFKIKNEKPLLTEWTKMVEKFKNPKKLVKVAIVGKYVELKDAYISIHESIEHAGFNLDTKVEIDYFKAGEFDVRKLADYDGILVPGGFGDRGVDGKVEAIKFARENNIPFFGICLGMQMACVEFARNVLGYKDATSTEFEKDTPYPIISLMEEQKGLKDMGGTMRLGAYPCILKDDSLAARVYGRTQIAERHRHRYEFNNAFREEFEKAGMDIVGLSPDGNYVEVIEIKNHPYFIATQYHPEFKSRPNRPHPLFTGWIKAALKKRSEK; this is translated from the coding sequence ATGAATATACATAATAATTCAACAAAATATATATTTGTTACAGGTGGAGTTGTTTCATCGCTTGGAAAAGGAATTGTTGCTTCTTCACTGGGAAGATTGCTAAAAGAGAGAGGTTATAAAGTTACAATTCAGAAGTTTGATCCGTATATAAATGTGGATCCAGGAACTATGAGCCCTTATCAGCATGGAGAAGTTTTTGTTACAGAGGATGGAGCAGAAACTGACTTGGATTTAGGGCATTATGAGAGATTTATCAATGAGAATCTGACAAAGTATAATAATTTGACAACTGGGAAAATTATGTCAAAAATTATTGCGAAAGAGCGTCGAGGGGAATTTTTAGGAGGAACTGTGCAAACTGTGCCTCACATGACAGATGAAATTAAGTACAATGTTATAAAAGCGGCTGAGGAAAATAATTCGGATATTGTAATTACTGAGATTGGCGGGACAATTGGGGATATTGAAAGTGATCCGTTTATCGAGGCGATTCGTCAGTTGAAAAGAGAAGTTGGCAGAGAGAACATTGCCTATATTCACGTAACGTTATTGCCGTATTTGAAAGCTGCAGGAGAGCTTAAGACTAAACCTACACAGCACAGTGTAAAAATGCTTCAGGGGCTTGGAATCTCGCCAGATGTTATTGTAGTGAGAAGTGAACATCCTGTTGATGAAAATATTAAGAAAAAAATCTCGCTTTTCTGCGATATTGATGAAGAGGCAGTTATTGAATCGCTTGATGCAAAAAGTCTTTATGAAATTCCGTTAACTATGGAAAAATTAGGACTTGCCGATGTAATTTGCAAGCATTTTAAAATAAAAAATGAAAAGCCGTTACTGACAGAATGGACTAAAATGGTGGAAAAATTCAAAAATCCTAAAAAACTTGTAAAAGTGGCAATTGTCGGGAAATATGTTGAATTAAAAGATGCCTATATCAGTATTCACGAATCGATAGAACATGCAGGTTTTAATCTTGATACAAAAGTTGAGATTGACTATTTTAAAGCTGGGGAATTTGATGTGAGAAAACTGGCTGATTATGATGGAATTTTAGTGCCAGGCGGATTTGGTGACAGAGGAGTGGATGGAAAAGTTGAAGCGATTAAATTTGCAAGGGAAAATAACATCCCATTTTTTGGAATTTGCCTTGGAATGCAAATGGCGTGTGTAGAGTTTGCAAGAAATGTACTAGGCTACAAAGATGCGACTTCAACAGAATTTGAAAAGGACACTCCATATCCAATTATAAGCCTTATGGAAGAGCAAAAAGGGCTGAAAGATATGGGAGGAACGATGCGTCTTGGGGCATATCCATGTATATTAAAAGACGACAGTTTGGCTGCAAGAGTTTATGGAAGAACTCAAATTGCTGAAAGACACAGACATAGATACGAATTTAACAACGCTTTCAGAGAAGAATTTGAAAAAGCTGGAATGGATATTGTAGGATTATCTCCAGACGGAAATTACGTGGAAGTAATCGAAATAAAAAATCACCCATACTTCATAGCCACACAATACCATCCAGAATTCAAAAGCCGTCCAAACCGTCCACATCCATTGTTCACAGGCTGGATAAAAGCGGCATTAAAGAAACGAAGCGAAAAGTAA